Proteins encoded in a region of the Cryomorphaceae bacterium 1068 genome:
- a CDS encoding carboxypeptidase-like regulatory domain-containing protein, with the protein MSDEKTKKPIPFASIWIQGTQIGTTSAADGSFQIDTGEDDSLVFSAVGYKRSVLAVNDISDTVRLTSSVIELSEVTISPSADRFLKLGEVNRKDIEIHWRPSVSWSVGRYFEYNGEIAETPYIKDLSIVTTSKLKESTVKILLYELDEDGNPTGLIHDENIIATVKKGKRKQTLVDLSELFLRFPKNGLLVAVEAINLESNIYHFTKKICNKETGKCKKQEFQSLQPKWGGLPRSYNSYAWIYRDEKWSKLGDHLDEFTEEGKRYGGALAVDLTLSD; encoded by the coding sequence GTGAGCGATGAAAAAACCAAAAAACCAATTCCTTTCGCCAGTATTTGGATTCAAGGCACTCAGATCGGAACGACGTCTGCGGCGGATGGTTCTTTTCAAATTGATACCGGTGAGGACGACAGTCTGGTATTTTCAGCAGTCGGATATAAAAGGAGCGTTTTAGCTGTAAACGATATCTCAGACACGGTTCGTTTGACCTCAAGTGTGATCGAGTTGAGTGAGGTAACAATCAGTCCTTCAGCGGATCGGTTTCTCAAATTAGGTGAAGTAAACAGAAAGGATATAGAGATACATTGGCGGCCTTCGGTTTCCTGGAGTGTCGGGCGGTACTTTGAATACAATGGGGAGATCGCTGAGACTCCCTACATCAAAGATTTATCGATTGTTACTACGAGCAAACTAAAGGAATCTACTGTGAAGATTCTTCTATATGAACTTGATGAAGACGGGAACCCCACGGGATTAATTCACGATGAAAACATTATTGCTACGGTGAAAAAAGGGAAGCGAAAACAAACTTTGGTTGATCTTTCTGAATTGTTCCTCCGCTTTCCCAAAAATGGACTATTGGTAGCCGTGGAAGCAATAAATTTAGAGTCAAATATTTACCATTTCACAAAGAAGATTTGTAACAAGGAAACGGGAAAGTGTAAAAAACAAGAGTTTCAGTCATTACAGCCAAAATGGGGAGGTCTTCCGAGATCTTACAATTCTTACGCTTGGATTTACAGAGATGAAAAATGGTCAAAACTCGGCGACCATTTGGATGAGTTTACAGAAGAAGGAAAGCGATATGGAGGGGCACTCGCCGTTGATCTCACACTGAGTGATTGA
- a CDS encoding 1-acyl-sn-glycerol-3-phosphate acyltransferase codes for MLYYILRPLIRWFLRAWFRNIVIVGKENLELEGPIIYVSNHPNAALDPLLLATNQRPKLYYLAAAEWFGKGFKNYVFREHFNMIPIGRPWLKLGEEVSNEDVFEQCYHALSEGKRIVIYPEGSSVTVANIREVKTGAARIKLGGDSFLKKTNARWQDVKIIPLGLNYYHPRRFQSDVVMHLGDPIDFSDIDETDEKERVRLMTERIRTKMAELVFHFEKEDFRRVAKDVYLIYGGHLLEQMNLSKDDIAKTYLLKKGILDAAHFFHEHEPEKLKEIDKKIRLFKKDLKDQKLDLRYMKGYRWPTFLLIRLVFGLPFFLLGWIINIVPFLGTRWAFEKYIRPKFTTVYVAGRLNPSFIASMVFIIGMAVFLVWYLFVSIGLVAITGVAWLIPVLILAGYGFGIYAARYARMWFDFVRMVRVINRRRRRPEAYQAIVKQWDELIGELNQLKGEYESGAAGR; via the coding sequence TTGCTCTACTACATCCTCAGACCGCTTATTCGTTGGTTTCTCCGTGCTTGGTTCAGGAACATAGTCATCGTAGGAAAAGAAAATCTCGAGCTCGAGGGCCCAATCATCTACGTTTCCAACCATCCGAATGCGGCTTTGGATCCACTTCTTTTGGCCACCAATCAACGGCCAAAACTTTATTACCTCGCTGCGGCGGAGTGGTTTGGAAAAGGGTTTAAAAATTACGTTTTCAGGGAACACTTCAATATGATTCCGATTGGGCGGCCGTGGCTCAAGCTCGGCGAAGAAGTCTCCAATGAAGACGTGTTTGAACAGTGCTACCATGCCCTTTCAGAAGGAAAGCGAATCGTAATCTACCCCGAAGGAAGCAGTGTGACGGTGGCCAATATCAGAGAGGTAAAAACGGGAGCTGCCCGCATCAAATTGGGTGGCGACTCTTTTTTGAAAAAGACCAATGCACGATGGCAAGACGTTAAGATCATTCCACTGGGATTGAACTACTACCACCCCAGAAGATTTCAGAGTGATGTGGTAATGCACCTGGGCGACCCCATTGACTTTAGCGATATCGATGAGACAGACGAGAAGGAACGGGTCAGGCTGATGACGGAGCGCATCCGAACGAAAATGGCCGAACTTGTTTTCCACTTTGAAAAGGAAGACTTCAGGCGAGTAGCCAAAGATGTCTACCTCATCTACGGGGGACATTTACTTGAGCAGATGAACCTCTCTAAAGACGATATCGCCAAGACCTATCTTCTGAAAAAGGGAATACTGGATGCGGCGCATTTTTTCCACGAGCACGAACCCGAGAAGCTGAAGGAAATCGACAAAAAAATCAGGTTATTCAAAAAAGACCTGAAGGATCAAAAGCTCGACCTGAGGTATATGAAAGGCTACCGCTGGCCGACTTTTCTCTTGATCAGACTAGTCTTTGGATTGCCCTTTTTCCTCTTGGGTTGGATAATCAACATTGTACCTTTCTTGGGAACCAGATGGGCCTTTGAGAAGTACATCCGGCCCAAATTTACAACGGTCTATGTGGCGGGTAGACTGAACCCCTCCTTTATTGCTTCGATGGTCTTTATCATTGGTATGGCCGTCTTTCTGGTATGGTACCTTTTCGTGTCCATAGGCTTGGTTGCGATTACGGGTGTGGCCTGGCTCATTCCCGTGCTTATCCTAGCCGGCTATGGGTTTGGAATATACGCAGCTCGCTATGCCCGCATGTGGTTTGATTTTGTCCGCATGGTCCGGGTGATCAATCGACGTAGACGCAGACCTGAGGCTTACCAGGCCATCGTGAAACAATGGGATGAGTTGATTGGGGAGCTGAATCAGTTGAAAGGGGAATATGAGAGTGGAGCTGCTGGACGCTAG
- a CDS encoding ATP-dependent 6-phosphofructokinase — protein MKKLLVSTGGGDCPGLNAVIRGVVKRANREGDWEVWGSMEAFNGIMEDPARLMRLDEEAVSGIHVRGGTIIKTTNKGNPLEFPEVQPDGSVKTTNRIPELVKRAKELGFEAIINIGGDGSQAISQALHEAGMPVVGVPKTIDNDLATTDFTFGFQTAVQTATDAFDRLVTTASSHHRVMIMEVMGRDAGWIALYTAIAGGAEISLIPEIPYDLNVIVKRIRERYDEGRGFVNIVIAEGAKPKDGEITATKGEEGRNAIRLGGVAYTLSHQLKEAGVEVDIRETVLGHIQRGGTPIAYDRVLASVFGVEAFERVLKGDFGQMVALRNNKFTSVPIKEAIQAYNVVDPEGTLVKAARGLGISFGD, from the coding sequence ATGAAAAAACTACTCGTAAGCACAGGTGGCGGTGATTGTCCCGGATTAAATGCAGTAATCCGAGGTGTCGTGAAACGTGCAAATCGCGAAGGTGACTGGGAAGTTTGGGGAAGCATGGAAGCCTTCAACGGGATTATGGAAGACCCCGCAAGGCTTATGAGACTCGACGAAGAAGCGGTGTCAGGAATCCATGTGCGAGGCGGAACGATCATCAAGACCACCAACAAGGGCAATCCGCTTGAATTTCCTGAAGTGCAACCCGATGGTAGTGTCAAAACTACCAATCGAATTCCCGAATTGGTCAAACGTGCGAAAGAGCTGGGTTTTGAAGCCATTATCAACATTGGTGGAGACGGATCTCAAGCCATATCGCAGGCATTGCACGAAGCGGGTATGCCCGTGGTTGGCGTTCCGAAAACAATTGACAACGACCTTGCCACCACGGATTTCACTTTCGGTTTTCAAACGGCCGTGCAGACCGCTACCGATGCCTTTGATCGTTTGGTAACTACCGCCAGTAGCCACCACCGTGTGATGATCATGGAAGTGATGGGCCGCGATGCGGGTTGGATCGCTCTTTACACCGCCATTGCGGGAGGAGCTGAGATCTCTCTGATTCCTGAAATTCCTTATGATTTGAATGTCATCGTAAAACGCATCCGAGAGAGATACGATGAGGGTAGAGGCTTTGTCAATATCGTCATAGCCGAAGGGGCCAAGCCAAAAGACGGAGAGATTACGGCCACCAAAGGTGAAGAAGGCCGAAATGCCATTCGACTCGGTGGAGTCGCCTACACATTGAGCCATCAGCTCAAAGAAGCAGGCGTAGAGGTTGATATTCGAGAAACAGTCTTAGGGCATATTCAACGCGGGGGAACTCCCATTGCCTACGACCGCGTTTTAGCCTCTGTATTTGGTGTGGAAGCATTTGAACGCGTGCTGAAGGGCGACTTTGGTCAGATGGTAGCGCTCAGGAACAATAAGTTTACATCAGTTCCCATCAAAGAAGCCATACAAGCATATAATGTGGTAGATCCTGAGGGAACTTTGGTAAAAGCAGCACGAGGCTTGGGAATATCGTTTGGAGATTAA